The following are from one region of the Arachis duranensis cultivar V14167 chromosome 10, aradu.V14167.gnm2.J7QH, whole genome shotgun sequence genome:
- the LOC107469319 gene encoding uncharacterized protein LOC107469319, translating to MACDNNNFPDVFSWIQNLKPISEWETDSMSITISSSSFQEPYLKLTIPKNYNHHNQSSNDNKISFAITADFNNIHIPLWNSKPMKPNNNNLLLLDQETISDLFINFIQAILHYGSNKNSPFIRFPKLDYIPNFSEIFNVSFFTLSFLVSIYEAPANLRSGSIQTLKGYLTSNQQSEASNLLMKLLGSNLEEQWMRSVNLGVTNWIGEMQETVKEKIMRMPCSLFSHWFSTYGLWKVQLYCPVIVMDIESSSKSHLPNEKLQFSLKYHQLQGVIQFNYSVSIKDKWVEIVANIDNIRYSILLIPNSRLERERXXXXTEKHFPSRISLQLTPTLQTQVLSVSVGKSSDNPTREIGTEKNIEASFDPPNPLGLKVSAGESMTVSLKPWKFEESIYGYSANLNWFLHDSMDGKEVFSSKPSKLALINPKSWFKNRYSRAYRPFTRQGGVIFAGDEYGDKVLWKVEKDAIGKTMEWEIRGWIWLTYWPNKHKTFYNETRRFEFGEIVHLHVA from the exons ATGGCATGTGATAATAACAACTTCCCTGATGTGTTTTCTTGGATTCAGAACCTTAAACCAATATCTGAATGGGAAACAGATTCCATGTCCATAaccatctcttcttcttcattccaagAACCATATCTTAAGCTTACAATACCCAAAAACTATAATCATCATAACCAATCctcaaatgataataaaatctCTTTTGCTATCACTGCAGATTTCAACAACATCCACATCCCTCTTTGGAACTCAAAACCAATGaaacctaacaacaataacTTATTATTACTGGATCAAGAAACAATTTCAGATCTCTTCATCAATTTCATTCAGGCAATTCTCCACTACGGATCCAACAAGAACAGCCCTTTCATCAGGTTCCCCAAACTCGATTACATCCCAAACTTCTCCGAAATATTCAACGTCTCCTTCTTCACTCTCTCCTTCCTCGTCTCCATCTACGAAGCGCCGGCGAATCTTCGCTCCGGATCGATCCAGACTCTGAAGGGTTACTTGACAAGCAATCAACAAAGCGAGGCCTCGAATTTGCTCATGAAACTGCTGGGATCAAACTTGGAAGAACAATGGATGCGGTCCGTGAACCTTGGGGTCACGAATTGGATTGGGGAGATGCAAGAAACGGTTAAAGAAAAGATTATGAGGATGCCGTGTTCTTTGTTCTCGCATTGGTTTTCGACGTATGGGTTATGGAAGGTGCAACTGTATTGTCCTGTTATAGTTATGGATATTGAGAGTTCATCAAAGAGTCATTTGCCGAATGAGAAGCTTCAATTCTCTCTCAAGTATCACCAGCTTCAAGGTGTTATTCAGTTCAATTACAGTGTCTCCATCAAGGACAAGTGGGTTGAAATTGTCGCCAACATTGATAACATAAGGTACTCAATATTATTAAT TCCAAATAGtaggttagagagagagaga NNNNNNNNNNNAACTGAAAAACACTTCCCTTCAAGAATCTCTCTACAACTCACACCAACTCTACAAACCCAAGTATTAAGTGTCTCTGTTGGAAAATCCTCAGATAATCCAACAAGAGAAATTGGTACGGAAAAAAACATAGAAGCCTCATTTGACCCACCAAATCCCTTGGGGCTCAAGGTATCCGCCGGCGAATCCATGACCGTTAGTTTAAAGCCATGGAAATTCGAGGAATCCATTTACGGCTATAGCGCCAATTTAAATTGGTTCCTTCACGATAGCATGGATGGTAAGGAGGTTTTTTCGTCCAAGCCTTCCAAATTGGCTCTGATTAACCCTAAGTCATGGTTCAAGAACCGGTACTCTAGAGCTTATAGACCGTTCACTAGGCAAGGAGGTGTTATTTTTGCTGGTGATGAATATGGAGATAAAGTGTTATGGAAAGTGGAGAAAGATGCTATTGGGAAAACTATGGAGTGggagataaggggttggatttGGTTAACTTATTGGCCTAACAAGCACAAAACTTTCTACAATGAAACTAGGAGGTTTGAGTTTGGAGAAATAGTCCATCTCCATGTTGCTTAG